The Rhizobium sp. BG4 genome has a window encoding:
- a CDS encoding SDR family oxidoreductase — translation MTDDARRPTPPYPEQQQSPPGKTRAMDPIPDHGEQSYKGDGKLNGKVALITGADSGIGKAVAIAFAREGADILVSYLDVEEDDAKDTAEWIAKAGRKAVLVPGDIKSEDHCRSLVQRAVDELGSIDILVNNAAFQRTYADIGDITAEEWDETFRTNIYAPFFLSKAAAQHMKAGSAIINTTSIQSRQPSPQLLAYASTKGAVLNFTAGLAEMLADKGIRVNAVAPGPIWTPLIPSTMPAEKAAKFGEQTLIGRAGQPAELAGAYVLLASDLGSYMTGAVIPVTGGEVMI, via the coding sequence ATGACAGATGATGCACGCCGGCCAACCCCGCCCTATCCGGAGCAGCAGCAAAGCCCGCCAGGCAAAACGAGGGCCATGGACCCGATTCCCGACCATGGCGAACAATCCTACAAAGGCGATGGCAAACTGAACGGCAAGGTGGCACTGATCACAGGTGCCGATTCAGGAATAGGCAAGGCTGTCGCGATCGCATTTGCCCGCGAGGGCGCCGACATTCTCGTCTCCTATCTGGACGTTGAAGAGGACGACGCGAAAGACACGGCAGAGTGGATTGCAAAGGCCGGCCGCAAGGCTGTGTTAGTCCCCGGCGACATCAAGTCCGAAGATCATTGCCGCTCCCTGGTTCAGCGCGCCGTCGACGAACTTGGAAGCATCGACATTCTCGTCAACAATGCCGCCTTCCAACGCACATATGCTGATATCGGGGACATCACCGCGGAGGAGTGGGACGAGACGTTTCGCACCAATATCTACGCCCCATTCTTCCTTTCCAAAGCTGCCGCTCAACACATGAAGGCCGGAAGTGCGATCATCAACACGACCTCGATCCAGTCGCGTCAACCCTCACCGCAGCTTTTGGCCTATGCGTCGACCAAGGGGGCAGTCCTGAACTTCACGGCTGGACTTGCCGAGATGCTTGCCGACAAGGGCATCCGTGTCAACGCGGTGGCGCCCGGTCCGATCTGGACCCCGCTCATTCCCTCGACAATGCCAGCCGAAAAGGCTGCCAAATTCGGCGAACAGACGCTGATCGGCCGCGCCGGGCAGCCAGCGGAATTGGCTGGCGCCTATGTCCTGCTGGCCTCCGACCTCGGCAGCTACATGACCGGCGCCGTCATCCCCGTGACGGGTGGCGAGGTAATGATCTAG
- a CDS encoding DEAD/DEAH box helicase: protein MRITEYEATDPPPLPSADERSPPGKAPAAFVATRLAALLESSRMSICYVALSELSAERVSRSIRCLFPDLDVVELPPWDCLPYNRVPPSRNCMGRRMDALSVWSEPSRTPRLLITSLNAVLQRIPPLDIIRNSRFAVRTGRPLDRQMFEAFVRSTGYAIETVADEPGELAIREEVIDIFPAGTAAPMRIVLSEDDEVVELKSYDPATQRTTELQDEMVFGPASEAIPADDGINEERPSRSMELALLQLYDSMPTVFDVLGQCRVAFAPGAEARLGEYLGIVDDALQADDRFRAHDGSHPCSLYLDRAEWNAQIATLATVELDVRGGDALPPAKEAGNPRRFREDVALANLQRGRKVVIAGRGRSLDALCQRVEKTSGRVCDKATAWDAVLKARAGSLIRVESDVEEGFVDEDRDLALIPASEDLASLPSTGSALIEPEIEIGDVVVHEDHGISILSDLERVAIEGHERDAARLQFRDDASLLVPTEEFGKIWRYGSQAGSVTLERLHTDAWRKTQARIVKDIGSTARHLMKLARERHAAKAKRFVAPRGEYSRFARRFPYSETPDQLAAIKAVLSDLSSGQVMNRLICGDVGFGKTEIALRAAAAVALAGGQVVVIAPTTVLARQHFSTFQRRFGDTGVSVAMLSRLVKPSGAKAVKAGLVSGEISIVVATQAILAKDVAFSRLGLLIVDEEHRFGLKEKRAMSALAPALHTLAMSATPIPRTLQSAMIGIQEVNLLVTAPSKRRPVRTSLGQFDKASMRTALMREFRRGGQSFVVVPRIEDIGEVEAILATIVPELTIGIAHGKMSAGDIDEAIVGFASGDGDVLLATNIIENGLDVPLANTMFIWRADKFGLAQLHQLRGRVGRARAQGFAYLVTEEGADVSEETRLRLSTLVENDRLGSGLSISMRDLDLRGAGDVAGEEQSGHIKAIGIGLYQRLLEQAVLELRGQKALDHRRSIVNLGVSGSIPRDYVSDPAVRFNFHVRLLHAVSIEQVDDLEEEFEDRFGDPPQDLLILLRLTRLQIAAARFGLARLEAGPKALAVTVTPKTPAKVLTTLLKNAGSSRHDDRVVFERATQTGAERVFFFEKLLSLH from the coding sequence TTGCGCATTACCGAATACGAAGCCACAGATCCGCCACCACTCCCGTCCGCGGACGAGAGAAGTCCGCCGGGCAAGGCGCCGGCGGCCTTCGTTGCGACGCGTCTTGCCGCCCTGCTTGAAAGCTCGCGCATGTCGATCTGCTACGTTGCCTTGAGTGAACTCTCCGCGGAGCGCGTCTCACGTTCGATCCGGTGCCTGTTTCCGGACCTGGACGTCGTCGAGCTGCCACCATGGGACTGCTTGCCCTATAACCGTGTTCCCCCATCTCGCAATTGCATGGGAAGGCGGATGGACGCCTTGAGTGTCTGGAGCGAACCCAGCCGGACACCAAGGTTGCTGATCACCTCGCTCAATGCTGTCCTTCAGCGGATCCCACCCCTGGACATCATAAGGAACAGTCGTTTTGCAGTCAGGACGGGGAGGCCCCTCGACAGGCAGATGTTCGAAGCGTTTGTCCGCTCCACGGGGTATGCGATCGAAACCGTGGCCGATGAGCCTGGGGAGCTCGCAATCAGAGAAGAGGTCATCGACATATTTCCCGCGGGAACGGCAGCGCCGATGCGGATCGTTCTGAGCGAGGACGACGAGGTCGTCGAACTCAAATCCTACGACCCCGCGACCCAAAGGACGACCGAACTTCAAGACGAGATGGTCTTTGGTCCGGCATCGGAGGCAATCCCTGCCGATGACGGGATAAATGAGGAGAGGCCGTCTCGCAGCATGGAGCTCGCCCTCCTGCAACTCTACGATTCCATGCCGACCGTTTTCGATGTTCTCGGACAGTGTCGCGTGGCATTCGCGCCCGGAGCAGAAGCACGCCTTGGTGAATATCTCGGCATCGTCGATGACGCCCTCCAGGCAGATGACAGGTTCCGGGCTCACGACGGTTCACATCCTTGCTCCCTCTACCTTGATCGCGCCGAATGGAATGCACAGATTGCGACGCTTGCGACTGTCGAGCTTGACGTGAGGGGAGGCGATGCCTTGCCGCCCGCTAAAGAGGCCGGAAACCCTCGAAGGTTTCGCGAGGATGTCGCTCTTGCTAACCTGCAAAGGGGACGAAAGGTCGTCATAGCGGGCCGCGGCCGTTCGCTGGATGCGCTGTGTCAGCGGGTTGAAAAGACGTCCGGGCGCGTTTGCGACAAGGCAACGGCGTGGGATGCGGTCCTGAAGGCGCGCGCTGGTAGCCTCATCAGGGTGGAAAGCGACGTTGAGGAAGGTTTCGTGGATGAAGACCGGGACCTCGCCCTTATCCCCGCAAGCGAAGATTTGGCCTCCCTGCCGTCAACCGGCTCTGCGCTGATCGAGCCTGAGATTGAAATCGGCGACGTGGTCGTTCATGAAGATCACGGTATTTCGATCCTGTCTGATCTGGAGCGCGTCGCAATAGAAGGGCATGAAAGGGATGCTGCCCGGCTCCAGTTCCGGGATGACGCTTCCCTGTTGGTGCCGACCGAAGAATTCGGCAAGATCTGGCGATATGGCTCGCAAGCCGGGTCCGTCACCCTCGAGCGACTACACACAGATGCCTGGCGAAAGACCCAGGCAAGGATCGTTAAAGACATCGGGTCGACCGCCCGTCATCTTATGAAGCTTGCCCGTGAGCGGCACGCGGCAAAAGCCAAAAGGTTCGTTGCGCCACGCGGGGAGTATAGCCGGTTTGCCCGCCGGTTTCCCTATTCGGAGACGCCGGACCAGCTGGCCGCAATCAAGGCCGTGCTTTCGGACCTATCTTCAGGCCAGGTGATGAACCGGCTGATCTGTGGTGATGTCGGCTTCGGCAAGACCGAAATTGCGTTACGCGCAGCTGCGGCCGTGGCTCTTGCCGGCGGCCAGGTCGTGGTCATCGCGCCGACGACTGTTCTGGCTCGTCAGCACTTCTCGACGTTCCAACGCCGCTTTGGTGACACAGGAGTTTCGGTCGCGATGCTGTCGCGGCTGGTCAAGCCTTCTGGCGCAAAGGCGGTGAAGGCCGGGCTCGTTAGTGGCGAGATCAGCATTGTTGTCGCGACACAGGCCATTCTCGCGAAAGACGTGGCCTTCTCCCGTCTTGGTCTGCTAATCGTTGACGAGGAGCACCGTTTTGGCTTGAAAGAAAAGCGGGCGATGAGCGCACTTGCGCCGGCGCTTCATACACTTGCGATGTCCGCCACCCCCATCCCACGCACTCTGCAGTCTGCCATGATCGGCATCCAGGAGGTCAATCTCCTGGTCACCGCGCCATCGAAACGCCGGCCTGTCAGAACATCGCTTGGCCAATTTGACAAGGCGTCGATGCGTACGGCACTGATGCGGGAATTTCGCCGAGGTGGCCAGAGCTTCGTTGTCGTCCCAAGGATCGAGGACATCGGGGAAGTCGAAGCAATCCTTGCGACAATTGTTCCGGAACTTACCATCGGGATCGCGCATGGGAAGATGTCGGCCGGAGACATTGACGAAGCAATCGTTGGTTTTGCCAGCGGCGACGGGGACGTCCTGCTGGCGACCAATATCATCGAAAATGGCCTCGACGTTCCGTTGGCCAATACCATGTTTATCTGGCGAGCCGATAAATTCGGGCTTGCGCAGCTCCACCAGCTGCGCGGTCGGGTTGGACGGGCGAGAGCGCAGGGTTTTGCCTACCTTGTGACCGAAGAGGGCGCCGACGTTTCGGAGGAAACGCGGTTGAGACTATCTACCCTTGTCGAGAACGATCGCCTCGGATCCGGACTTTCCATCAGCATGCGAGATCTCGACCTTCGCGGCGCAGGTGACGTTGCCGGCGAGGAGCAGAGCGGGCACATCAAGGCGATCGGCATCGGGCTTTACCAACGGCTCCTCGAGCAAGCCGTGTTGGAGCTGCGTGGCCAAAAAGCGTTGGATCACCGGCGCTCGATCGTCAACCTCGGGGTTTCCGGCTCCATCCCGCGCGACTACGTGTCGGACCCGGCAGTGCGGTTCAATTTCCATGTGCGCCTACTGCACGCGGTCTCCATCGAGCAGGTGGACGATCTCGAAGAGGAATTCGAAGATCGGTTCGGTGATCCGCCTCAGGACCTGTTGATTTTGCTCCGGCTGACCAGGTTGCAAATTGCGGCGGCGCGCTTTGGTTTGGCGAGACTGGAGGCTGGCCCCAAGGCATTGGCAGTCACGGTGACCCCGAAAACGCCGGCGAAGGTGCTGACCACCTTGCTTAAAAATGCTGGATCGTCTCGACATGACGACCGTGTGGTGTTCGAGCGAGCAACGCAGACGGGCGCCGAACGTGTGTTTTTCTTCGAAAAGCTTCTCTCGTTGCATTAG
- a CDS encoding zinc-dependent alcohol dehydrogenase, producing the protein MKALCWHGKGDIRCDSVPDPKIENDRDAIIKMSACAICGSDLHLMDGYIPFMEKGDILGHEFMGEVVEVGRGNKKLKVGDRVVVPFTICCGECSQCLKGNWSVCERTNRNAENATKAFGYPTAGLFGYSHLTGAYAGGQAEYVRVPYADVSPIIIPNGISDEQALFLGDIFPTGWMAAANCEIEPTDIVAIWGCGPVGQFCIKSALMQGAARVIAIDNVPERLALAAAAGAKTINFDEIEGTIPDRIKDMTAGHGADKCIDAVGAESHATASFDAIVDKVKAATLLGTDRPHVLRTAIMACRPGGIVSVPGVYGGFLDKIPFGAAMNKGLTIRTGQTHVNRYSLDLLRRIEEGEIDPSFVITHRADLERGPELYETFRDKKDNCIKVVLTA; encoded by the coding sequence ATGAAAGCACTCTGCTGGCATGGGAAAGGCGACATTCGCTGCGACAGCGTCCCAGATCCCAAAATAGAAAATGACCGAGACGCGATCATCAAGATGTCGGCCTGCGCGATTTGTGGGTCCGACCTCCATTTGATGGACGGCTACATCCCCTTCATGGAGAAGGGCGATATTCTCGGCCACGAATTTATGGGCGAGGTGGTTGAAGTCGGTCGCGGCAACAAGAAGCTCAAGGTCGGCGACAGAGTGGTCGTACCCTTTACAATTTGCTGTGGCGAGTGCTCGCAATGCCTAAAGGGCAACTGGTCAGTCTGTGAGCGAACGAACCGCAATGCCGAGAACGCCACGAAGGCATTCGGCTATCCGACAGCGGGGCTGTTTGGATATTCGCATCTAACGGGCGCCTACGCCGGCGGACAAGCCGAATATGTGCGCGTGCCCTACGCAGATGTCTCCCCTATAATCATACCGAACGGCATCTCTGACGAGCAGGCACTCTTCCTCGGCGACATTTTTCCGACCGGGTGGATGGCAGCGGCCAATTGCGAGATCGAGCCAACAGACATCGTTGCGATCTGGGGCTGTGGCCCGGTCGGCCAGTTCTGTATCAAGAGCGCACTTATGCAAGGCGCCGCCCGCGTCATTGCGATCGACAACGTACCAGAGCGTCTGGCTCTCGCCGCCGCAGCTGGCGCCAAAACGATCAATTTTGATGAAATCGAGGGTACCATCCCCGATCGCATCAAGGACATGACTGCTGGCCATGGCGCCGACAAATGCATCGATGCTGTTGGTGCTGAATCGCATGCAACGGCATCCTTTGATGCCATCGTCGATAAGGTAAAAGCCGCCACATTGCTTGGAACCGACCGCCCGCATGTTCTCCGGACCGCAATAATGGCATGCCGTCCTGGCGGTATCGTCTCAGTTCCCGGCGTTTATGGCGGGTTCCTCGACAAGATCCCGTTCGGAGCGGCAATGAACAAGGGCCTGACGATCAGAACCGGCCAGACGCATGTCAACCGTTACTCGCTCGATCTCCTGCGCCGGATCGAGGAAGGCGAAATTGATCCGAGTTTTGTAATAACCCACCGCGCGGACCTCGAACGCGGGCCCGAACTCTACGAGACGTTCCGTGACAAGAAGGACAATTGCATAAAGGTCGTTCTGACTGCGTGA
- the malQ gene encoding 4-alpha-glucanotransferase translates to MVSRKESDAPSNARLNQLATEHGISLKRPGPDNGDVAISDDTKRKILAALGVCVDSDAECLGRHATHKASSKAIPRAFLPDFLLTDRVWGISLQLYELRSERNWGIGDFQDLIDIIRFAGTLGADFIGLNPLHAPFLADPDRCSPYEPSSRQMLNPLYIAVDHVPGFKSDPQLDLRIGQLRSSDLVDYGGVAEAKMAVLRRIWQAWRSSSDRQAEDRQAFDRFVDEGGEVLRRHALFDALSSVMADQGLGAGWSSWPAEYQRPENAEVATFADEHADQIDFNIWLQWVCHRQLRQATDAAQNAGLRIGLYLDLAVGEATDGSATWSEQGNYISDATVGSPPDPFAPQGQDWHLAAYHPAEIASGNNAPFRRMVTAAMRYAGAIRIDHAAALRRLFLVPLDSTPDEGAYVDYPQNELLQILAEASSNYRCLVIGEDLGMLPEGLQEDLAEANILSYRILSYERGQKGFTPAGAYPRLSLACISTHDHQTLAGWWRGADINARSEHGIVPPEMTKAHSEQRQHEREDLKVALKEEGTNPPKHLPSPRADDDKLKDLVVSAHRFIAKTASVLAAVRLADMTAEKRPTNIPGTSGTYPNWKPKLSVALERLSGLPLLQEIADAMRDERPKH, encoded by the coding sequence ATGGTCTCCCGTAAAGAAAGTGACGCTCCTTCGAATGCGCGTCTCAACCAGCTGGCAACAGAACACGGGATCAGCCTCAAAAGGCCAGGCCCAGACAATGGGGACGTTGCGATTAGCGACGACACGAAGCGAAAAATCCTTGCGGCGCTCGGCGTCTGCGTCGACAGCGATGCCGAGTGCCTTGGGCGGCATGCCACCCATAAAGCTTCCAGCAAAGCCATCCCGCGCGCTTTTCTGCCGGATTTTCTTCTGACCGATCGAGTATGGGGCATCAGCTTGCAGCTTTACGAGCTGCGATCTGAACGCAATTGGGGCATTGGCGACTTCCAGGACCTGATCGACATCATCCGCTTTGCCGGGACGCTTGGCGCCGACTTCATCGGGCTTAACCCTCTGCATGCGCCTTTCCTTGCCGATCCTGACCGGTGCAGCCCCTACGAGCCATCAAGCCGGCAGATGCTCAATCCGTTGTACATCGCGGTCGACCATGTCCCCGGCTTCAAAAGCGATCCGCAGCTCGATCTGCGGATAGGGCAGTTGCGGTCGAGCGATCTCGTTGATTACGGCGGGGTGGCCGAGGCCAAGATGGCTGTTTTGCGCCGCATCTGGCAGGCTTGGCGATCCTCTTCAGATCGTCAAGCGGAAGATCGCCAAGCGTTCGATCGCTTTGTCGATGAGGGTGGGGAGGTCCTGCGCCGTCACGCGCTGTTTGACGCTTTGTCCTCGGTGATGGCTGATCAAGGTCTCGGCGCGGGTTGGTCATCTTGGCCAGCGGAATATCAGCGGCCGGAGAACGCAGAGGTCGCAACGTTTGCCGACGAGCATGCAGACCAGATCGACTTCAATATCTGGCTGCAATGGGTTTGCCATCGCCAATTGAGACAAGCCACCGACGCTGCGCAAAACGCCGGTCTGCGTATCGGTCTCTACCTCGACCTGGCTGTCGGAGAAGCAACTGACGGCTCGGCAACCTGGAGCGAACAAGGCAACTACATCTCCGATGCAACGGTCGGAAGTCCGCCCGATCCGTTTGCTCCCCAGGGCCAGGACTGGCACTTGGCAGCCTATCATCCTGCAGAAATCGCTTCGGGCAACAACGCGCCATTTCGGCGAATGGTAACGGCTGCGATGCGGTACGCAGGCGCTATCAGGATCGATCATGCGGCAGCCCTGCGCCGGCTATTTCTCGTCCCGCTCGACAGTACGCCCGACGAAGGTGCTTATGTGGATTACCCGCAAAACGAGCTGCTACAGATTCTGGCCGAAGCCTCATCAAATTACCGTTGCCTGGTGATCGGAGAGGACCTCGGCATGCTGCCGGAAGGCCTGCAGGAGGATCTTGCTGAAGCCAATATCCTCTCTTATCGCATCCTGTCTTATGAACGGGGACAGAAGGGTTTCACGCCGGCAGGTGCATATCCGCGTCTGTCGCTCGCCTGTATTTCCACACACGACCATCAGACATTGGCAGGCTGGTGGCGTGGCGCGGACATCAATGCCAGATCCGAACATGGGATCGTCCCACCCGAGATGACGAAAGCGCATTCAGAACAACGCCAGCATGAGCGAGAAGATCTGAAGGTCGCGCTGAAAGAGGAGGGTACCAACCCGCCCAAACACCTGCCTTCGCCGAGAGCCGACGACGACAAGCTGAAAGACCTGGTCGTCAGCGCACATCGCTTCATAGCAAAGACCGCCTCAGTACTTGCTGCGGTTCGGTTGGCCGACATGACGGCCGAAAAGCGACCGACCAACATTCCGGGCACGAGCGGCACCTATCCGAACTGGAAGCCAAAGCTATCTGTGGCACTTGAGCGGCTTTCCGGATTACCGCTGCTTCAGGAAATCGCTGACGCCATGCGGGACGAGCGACCAAAACATTAG
- the treZ gene encoding malto-oligosyltrehalose trehalohydrolase translates to MIEYAFGPLIYEDGVEFRLWAPLKDRVLVDLEGLQPQLMERQADGWHRCRVNGVRPGALYTFVLPDGLEVPNPGSRYQPQDVHGPSEIIDLSRHRWKTDAWTGRPWGEMVIYELHVGSFTSEGTFAAAITKLDHLAAFGVTAIQIMPISDFPGRYNWGYDGVLPYAPDSTYGRPEDLMALVDAAHERGIGVFLDVVYNHFGPDGNYLPNYAPLFTESHKTPWGNGVNYDGDGSRAVREFLIQNAVYWIKEFRLDGLRLDAVHAIKDDSEEHLLHELARRVRAIAAGRHVHLIVENEDNDSDLLERDQNGRAVQFTAQWNDDVHHVLHIAATGETFGYYQDYANDPLKIGLALAEGFVFQGEHMPYRGESRGKPTSNLPPTAFISFIQNHDQIGNRALGDRMITYRPLEPLKAVTALYLLSAQIPMLFMGEEWGARQPFPYFCDFDEDLNEKVRQGRREELSRLPGFDADDLLDPTAKSTFDASKLDWSELTGAAGAEMLAFYRSLLALRHDRIVPLLETVGPIGSSFRQEGRVTVVEWVFNDGLTLCAVANLSDHPARFSTSSAAKQIFSIGSSTEDTLAPWAVTVGIAQAGG, encoded by the coding sequence GTGATCGAATACGCGTTCGGCCCGCTGATCTATGAGGATGGTGTCGAGTTTCGGCTATGGGCGCCTTTGAAAGACAGAGTTCTGGTCGACCTGGAAGGTCTTCAGCCGCAGCTGATGGAGCGGCAGGCAGACGGGTGGCATCGCTGTCGCGTGAATGGTGTCAGGCCCGGTGCCCTCTACACCTTCGTCTTGCCGGATGGATTGGAGGTGCCGAATCCGGGCTCGCGATACCAGCCTCAGGACGTGCATGGGCCGAGTGAGATCATCGATCTGTCACGACATCGCTGGAAGACCGATGCCTGGACAGGCCGTCCTTGGGGAGAGATGGTGATCTACGAGCTGCATGTCGGCTCTTTCACATCGGAGGGAACTTTCGCGGCCGCGATCACCAAGCTCGATCACTTGGCAGCTTTTGGTGTAACCGCCATCCAGATCATGCCGATCAGCGATTTTCCCGGCCGGTACAACTGGGGCTATGATGGTGTTCTCCCTTACGCGCCGGACAGCACCTATGGCCGCCCCGAAGACCTGATGGCACTGGTCGATGCTGCACACGAACGCGGCATTGGCGTCTTCCTCGACGTTGTCTACAACCACTTCGGGCCGGATGGGAACTATCTTCCGAACTACGCACCGCTGTTTACCGAGAGCCACAAGACCCCGTGGGGCAACGGGGTCAATTATGACGGTGACGGATCAAGAGCAGTTCGCGAATTCCTCATCCAGAACGCGGTTTACTGGATCAAGGAATTCAGGCTCGACGGGCTGCGGCTGGATGCCGTACACGCTATCAAGGACGACAGCGAGGAGCATCTTCTCCATGAGCTTGCCCGTCGTGTCCGAGCCATCGCTGCCGGTCGGCATGTTCATCTGATCGTCGAGAACGAAGATAACGACAGCGATCTTCTAGAGCGGGATCAGAATGGCCGGGCCGTCCAATTCACCGCCCAGTGGAATGATGATGTACATCACGTCCTTCATATTGCCGCGACCGGTGAAACTTTCGGCTATTACCAGGATTATGCCAATGACCCCTTAAAGATCGGGCTCGCTCTTGCTGAAGGCTTCGTATTCCAGGGCGAACATATGCCCTATCGTGGCGAGAGCCGGGGCAAGCCGACTTCGAACCTGCCTCCGACCGCGTTTATATCATTCATCCAAAATCATGACCAAATTGGAAATCGGGCGCTTGGCGACCGTATGATCACCTATCGGCCGCTGGAGCCGCTCAAAGCAGTCACAGCTCTCTATTTGCTGTCAGCGCAGATCCCTATGCTGTTTATGGGTGAAGAGTGGGGCGCGCGCCAGCCGTTCCCTTACTTCTGCGACTTCGACGAAGACTTGAACGAAAAGGTGAGACAGGGCCGCCGAGAGGAATTATCCCGTCTTCCTGGCTTCGATGCCGATGATTTACTCGATCCGACAGCCAAGTCGACGTTTGACGCGTCAAAACTTGACTGGTCTGAGCTCACCGGTGCGGCCGGCGCCGAAATGCTGGCGTTCTATCGATCACTTCTTGCTCTGCGGCATGACCGGATCGTTCCGCTGCTGGAAACCGTTGGCCCAATTGGCTCTTCGTTTCGGCAGGAGGGCCGCGTGACTGTTGTCGAATGGGTCTTTAACGATGGCTTGACGCTGTGTGCAGTTGCCAACCTCTCGGACCACCCGGCGCGGTTTTCGACATCGTCGGCGGCGAAACAGATCTTTTCGATCGGATCGTCGACCGAAGACACACTGGCACCCTGGGCTGTTACCGTCGGCATTGCCCAAGCTGGAGGTTAA
- a CDS encoding ferritin-like domain-containing protein, with amino-acid sequence MATNSTKTLDDLFLDTLKDIYFAEKQILKALPKMARAAQSEEGKAGFLQHRDETQGQIDRLEQVFEILGKPARGKTCEAIQGIISEGEEIMEEFKGSPALDAGLISSAQAVEHYEIARYGTLIAWAKQLGLKDAVALLEANLQEEEATDQKLTHLAEAQANPKGKGSKAA; translated from the coding sequence ATGGCAACGAATTCGACCAAGACACTCGACGATCTCTTTCTCGACACCCTCAAGGATATCTATTTCGCGGAAAAACAGATCCTGAAAGCTCTGCCGAAGATGGCGCGCGCTGCGCAATCCGAGGAAGGCAAGGCTGGCTTCCTTCAGCATCGTGATGAAACACAGGGCCAGATCGACCGCCTGGAGCAGGTGTTCGAGATCCTTGGCAAGCCCGCGCGCGGCAAGACCTGCGAAGCCATCCAGGGCATTATTTCCGAGGGCGAAGAGATCATGGAAGAATTCAAGGGATCGCCTGCTCTCGACGCTGGTCTCATTTCGTCGGCTCAGGCTGTTGAACACTATGAGATCGCACGCTATGGCACCTTGATCGCATGGGCCAAGCAGCTTGGCCTAAAGGACGCCGTTGCCCTGCTGGAGGCTAATCTTCAGGAGGAGGAAGCAACTGATCAGAAGTTGACGCACCTCGCCGAGGCGCAGGCCAATCCTAAGGGCAAAGGTTCCAAAGCTGCTTAA
- a CDS encoding neutral zinc metallopeptidase, with amino-acid sequence MEWQGRRQSQNVEDRQGESGGLNDSAFGRGGGFTLPIGRRGGGLSIGTIIFLVVIYLVFKAMGVDLLQVLGEANSDGSGYEQSERQNAGAGQTPASDQMTAFMKTVLAETEDTWQGIFQSQGLSYEDPKLVLFRDQTESACGAASAATGPFYCPEDRKVYLDTAFFEELSNRFGAIGDFAEAYVVAHEIGHHVQNQLGILPKFNQAREQMSESDANKMSIRVELQADCFAGIWGKYTQQKGILDAGDTEEALNAAQQIGDDTLQKRTQGYVVPDSFNHGTSAQRVKWFKRGFDSGQLSSCDTFSGPV; translated from the coding sequence ATGGAATGGCAAGGCAGACGTCAGTCTCAAAACGTCGAGGATCGCCAAGGCGAAAGCGGCGGGCTCAACGATAGTGCATTCGGTCGGGGCGGCGGGTTCACCTTGCCGATCGGACGCCGCGGTGGCGGGCTGAGCATCGGCACGATCATTTTTCTCGTCGTGATCTACTTGGTTTTCAAAGCAATGGGCGTCGACCTTCTTCAGGTGCTGGGGGAAGCCAACTCTGACGGATCGGGATACGAGCAAAGCGAGCGTCAGAACGCGGGGGCGGGGCAGACCCCTGCCAGCGACCAGATGACAGCATTTATGAAGACAGTCCTTGCAGAGACTGAAGATACCTGGCAGGGCATTTTTCAGTCACAAGGCCTTTCGTATGAGGATCCGAAGCTTGTACTCTTCCGAGATCAGACGGAATCCGCCTGCGGCGCGGCGTCGGCTGCGACCGGGCCGTTTTACTGCCCTGAAGACCGGAAAGTCTATCTTGATACCGCCTTCTTCGAGGAACTCAGCAATCGCTTCGGCGCCATCGGTGATTTCGCTGAAGCATACGTGGTGGCTCACGAGATTGGGCACCATGTACAGAACCAGCTCGGCATTCTCCCGAAGTTCAACCAAGCCCGAGAACAGATGAGCGAAAGCGATGCGAACAAGATGTCGATCCGCGTCGAGCTTCAGGCGGACTGCTTTGCGGGTATCTGGGGGAAATACACACAGCAGAAAGGCATCCTCGATGCAGGCGACACAGAAGAGGCTTTGAACGCCGCACAGCAGATCGGTGACGACACACTGCAAAAGCGCACGCAGGGCTATGTCGTGCCGGACAGCTTCAACCACGGCACCTCCGCTCAACGTGTAAAATGGTTCAAGCGAGGGTTCGACAGCGGTCAACTTTCATCTTGCGACACCTTTTCTGGACCAGTCTGA
- a CDS encoding GlsB/YeaQ/YmgE family stress response membrane protein, with protein MEDAGIGWIAAIIIGGIAGWLAEMFMKSNMGVIMNIILGIVGAIVANFILSLFGVVLGGWLGYLIAGFIGACILIALARMVRRTA; from the coding sequence ATGGAAGACGCAGGCATTGGCTGGATCGCGGCAATCATCATCGGCGGCATTGCCGGATGGCTCGCAGAGATGTTCATGAAGAGCAACATGGGCGTCATCATGAACATCATTCTGGGTATCGTCGGAGCTATTGTCGCCAACTTCATTCTCTCGCTTTTCGGCGTCGTCCTCGGCGGCTGGCTGGGCTACCTGATCGCTGGCTTTATCGGTGCCTGTATTTTGATCGCTCTGGCGCGAATGGTCAGGCGGACCGCTTGA